In Pygocentrus nattereri isolate fPygNat1 chromosome 19, fPygNat1.pri, whole genome shotgun sequence, the sequence TCGACTCCTATACTCATCAAAGCAAGGATGCAAGAAAGGTTTCATTCCAAGATgcattttttaatgatatatgtAAGTGGGCTTCACGCACACGAGAAATTAGAGTAATATTATTCTAATACCACCTTTCTTAGGGGCTCCTGAGGCCTATCGGGCCTATCACAAGTTGGATACCTAATGATGTCACAGCCATCCGTAAGCGGGGGGCCAACACTAactgtcctctctttctctctctgggtgggtaggatggtctTCCCTCTACCTCATCACTCTTGTGATGCTAGCCAACATGGATGTGTTCTAGCTGATGCAAGCAGAACTGTTGGTtagcgttctcctccaagcTCTAGTGAAGCTGCAGTAACGGCAGTCTGAAAAAATGTGGTGGAACTTCACAAAAACGTGATAGCCTTCACctgacttttttttcctgtttttcttgtGCCAAAACATGACCAACCTGACTAAACAACAATCAGTTGTTAGattaaaatcacaataaaatatctcctctttcACTTGCAAACACAAATATGATATGGATTGAAAGATTCTACCTAATGTTTCGAATTGACACGAGTGTGAAATGTAAGGAGAGGCCTTTCGAAGGATACAAAAAAAACTCGAAaataacatcataatgtctcgttctctctctctctgtctctctctaggACGGGCGAGGAGGTTCCAGCGGAGGTTAAGCACCTGCGTATGGCCTCCGTGAGCATGCCAGCCCCAGCTGAACGCGTGTCCCCCCAGCAGGCCCAGCTGTGCAGTGCGGGCTTCGCTGTCCGCTCCCAGTCCCTGCACTCTGTAGGGGGCGGGGAAGAGGAGGGAAGCCCCACATCCCGAAAACAACCCCCTCCCAAACCCCGCCGTGACCCCAACACCAAGCTCAGCATCTCCTCTGAGGCTGTAGACCTCAGTACCTCCACCTGCAGGGGCGGAGACTCCGATAAGTGTGACGGTGAGTTAAATCCCTTAAGTAGAGACTTAttcaaagctgcactatgtaagatatttttgttaaaattgaaagatgtagcattactgagtcaggctaaaatatggtgagcTAAACAAGAGCTGTGTTCCAAAGCCCAGGCTGCAGCCGAGGCATGCTGCATTTCTCGGCCGCTACGTTATAGAAGGCCATTCCAAAGTGAAGGATCCTTCGTATACAGCCTACTGCATGATTTTGAGGACGCAACAGATGTATTCTATCCAGGCCTTTAGTTACCCACAGTTCTCTGCACAcgaatgatgcaaaaaaaaaaacccaccaaaaacaagtatttgtatatatgtagtttatcgggcagtcatgggcaggaggttagggaaccagccttgtgactggaaggtggCTGGTTTGATGCCCAGAACCAACATTACAtgaatgaggtgtccttgagcaagacacctgacccccaactgctccccgggtgctgcggatagggctacccaccgctccaggcaagtgtgctcactaatgtgtatgtggtgtttcacttcacggatgggttaaatgcggagggtcacttaatcttaataccACAAGAACATCTCCTCCATTTctgtgaagaaatgaaaaagcaagAAACACAATGCAACGGGCACCATTTTCTCTCACCAGTTCCATTTGCAAGTTTCGCGCTGCAATTGTAAGAGGCTGGGCCTTACTGGTGATGTCAACACGCAGCATTATTAGGACTGTTCCATTAGCGTGACCAATAGGCTACTAAGgaggagtcttcataggacagtcctactgAAGCCCCACTGTACCTCGGctgcagcctaggctttggaacGCAGCTATTGTATCATCAAGTTCCTTGTAGAATAACCAGTAACTTCAGAAATGCAGAGCAGATATAACTGATAGTAGCTTATACCTACTTAACCTACTATCTATGTTAATGTGCAGGAGCCCATTAACCTAGATAGTATGTTAATGTGCACCTGCCTCAAACGTGCCAGCGAGTCTGTCATATCTGAGAGCTGAAGAATCGTGGGTCATTACTACAATTAGCCTCACACAAAGAGTCACAACCTCCATATCTCAACAAAGCAAATCTTACCACTCTCTTCTGAGTGACATAACCACAGATGCAAACAGTCGTCGCCTGTTGGATCTTTTAAATTGTCTACACTGGTCTCTGTGCCAAGCTATGAATGAGGCAAGTTGTTAAATTACTAAGTGGTGAGTTATGAATGAGGGCATCGCTTGCCGCTGGCGCAAATCGAGTTCACTTGCATTTTCTCATGTCAAATAGGAGAAGTAGGCGGTTGGGTTGTTGTGAACGCTGCCGCATCTACGAATTGAGGGTGAAGGTCACCGAGTTTGTTGGCATATCTTCTGCAGAACTTTATTCTCATTGTTCGGGCCTGCATTCTCATGCAGATTATAAACAAGAGCATCACGTTCTGTCTTTAATACAGCCTCACACTGCTCTGctctactttttaaaatgttattttcacaGCAGGGATGCCTGGGACTCGCACTAATCAAGTTACTGGAGCGAGTTATTTGATTTCAGAGCAAGTTATTGGATTCTACTTATTATCTGTATGAAAAAAGGactagaaaaacaaacaacaaaaaaaagtgaaagtgatTAGTTATAATCTGTCATATCTAAAGTCCGTGGTgtttaaatgcaataaaaaacatAATAGCTGTGCTTGTCtgcataaaaagaaaaacatggctTGTATATGATGAAAGGTCCTGTAGAGCTCTAATTAGAGcacattatatggacaaaaacGGTAGTATTGCAATTGCTAAATATAGCTTTATATAGCTTGCAATACATGCTCAACAACATGGCATGGCCTGCAGAAATACTTATATTTTGAGAGATTACAAGAGCAATTTATGAAAAATGCTCACAATAacactcatttagaacttggtCAAGATGCATTAGATGCATCATTTGTCCATAACAACCTTATTGCAAGGGCCAATCTATCACAACAACAATTAagaaacaatatattgtgcagccctgagCATTCCAAGAAGATTCAGTGCTTTTGGAAAGTCAGAGCTTTCGAGTGCAGGCATTAAGTCAGTGGATATGCTAATATGTTGCTGTAGTTGCTGAGGTTCAGATTGGATGGGGATAGCAGTGGGCACACTGATCTTCCTCAATGCCACGGCAACCAAGCCCACGGAAACAGAGACCCCCTGCTGCTCCTCCAATCCCAGCATCAGCCGTCAGCCTCCACCAATTGTCGGCAAGCTGCTGGGAAGTCAGATTGCCGTGGCAACCAATGGGGAACCGACTAACGGGCTAGCTCTGCAGACTCTTGTCCAATGGCAAGTGGAGAGTGGGGGATGTTCCTCATTGAGAGGAGAGTTGCGTTGCGTGTTGCGAAGGTTTGGGGGTGTGGATGACGAGGGTAAGAGGAAGGAGGGGGAGGGGCCAGGCCGCACAGGATTCATTCAGGAGGAGCGATTGACCTAGATTTAGTTCCCCTGGAGGAGAGCGCCAGGGTAAACACATCCACTagtggagagaaggagagggggagggactgagaaagagagagagagggagaatgggTGCTTGCAGAAATGATCTCAAGATCCACCATCCCCTTTCACATAATTAACACATCTATAccgtctttttttttaaagcccaGGCATGCGCAGGGGCACATTCTGACTCACATGCCGCGCATGAAAAATTACTTTAATCTGGGTGCAATGCAGtttcacacctctctctctgtctttatctgcACCCACCATGTCTTCATTTTCTTCCAGATGAGGAAGAGGCTCTATTTGATCAACTTGTTCATTGATGCAATAAATCAAAGATGTCCCAAATCCAAACTACTGGGTCACCCCACTTAGCACAGTGAAGTGCTTTTCTTCCTCTAGAACTTGAGCTGACTTATGCTAGAGGGTGAGCTAATAAGGGGAAAACATCAGACAACTGTTCATATCTCTAAAAAGAGGGGGTGCAGAATCTCACCGTGTATGTGGGTACATAGTTATGCATAGGCTATAAATGCCTACACACAAGCATAACATTATTATGCATGTAATACCCATGTCATTAAGTGTGCATGTATTTTTGATTATcgagttgaaaaaaaaaaagatatgccTAGACCATCTGGTATCTAAATAATTTAAGATGAACAGAATCTCCAGTGGACTGcaaatatggtcaaattttcatCTAAAATCAAAAAGAAACTAACCATTGATCATATCCCAGTATCAGTCATATTGTTTTAAGGTTCTTACAACAAGTGTATGTGGCTTCAAGAGGCTTAAAAAGCCTCTTGAAAGTGCACACAAATAAATGCCTGTAATGCAGTTTAGTACCTCTGTGGACACTAAACATTGCACACACATTGCTGCCTTTGACACTGAAGCAAATGATGTGAGTGCTTTGACTGAAAGACCCAAACTTATTCCTAAATCTGTTGCAaaatcactgaagaacaagCCTAACAAATGATTGTTAAGGATAGAAAAAATGCCCTAATAAGGTTCAAACCTTGCCCAGAAATCTGGCTTGATAAAAGCTTTAATCTCTGGCTGATGTTAATATCTGctgtttgtcttcttttttccttctcaccCAGCAATGCAAGGCTGTGGTGAAGACTGCAGGAGGGTCCCACCTCCAAAGCCCAAGAGGAATCCTAACACTCAGCTGAGCACCTCGTTCGACGAGTCCTACGTCCGTAATGCCGCTTCAAGAAGTTCGCCCCCAATGTCCCTCTCAAGGGAGGTCAAGGCTTCCTCTTCTTCCCCTCCTCATCCACAACCCCAGAGCCCACAGCAGGACTCGGACTCTGAAGAGCCTGTTTATATTGAGATGTCTGGCACTGTAGGCCGTGATGCGCCTAATCGCAATGAAGATGAGGAACCGGGTGAGGCCGTTTATGAGGAAATGAAGTACCCAGTCTTGGATGAGTTTGATTCGCGTTGGGATCTTTCCAGTTGCCGGTCGCAATGTGTCACACCTTGTCCATCTGATATAGACACCCATAACCCCCTGAGCCGATGTTCTACGCCTCGGGGAACACCCCTTTGTGACATTCCCGCACCTTTCCCCAACTTGCTGACCCACCGGCCTCCTTTACTTGTCTTCCCCCCAGCCCCAGCACAGTGCTCACCCAATTCGGACGAATCCCCACTTACTCCTCTGGACATGGCCAAGTTGCCAATGATGGAGAATGCATCCTCCTATGGCAAGTCGCCtacttcctcctcctctctggaACCCCTCAGCTCTGCCTCCACCTCGCACATTAGGCGTGCAGAAAGGGAACTAACTGCAACTCCAACCATAACCGTCTCAGGACGTTCCTCTGCACCTCCTTTGCCATGTACACTCTACAGGAGTTCAGGCAGTTCCCACAACTACCAGCGGAGCCACTCAGCTTGCCCTTCTCCAGTCAGCATGGGCCGCTGCCTCACTCCGCTCAGCCTCATGAGGACCCCAGCCTTTGACGGGCCTTTCTCAGGACCTGCCCTGCCGCGAAGCGCCTCAGCAACACCCCACGGCAAGGGCTCTCCTCCCCAGGACCAATCGGGACGCCTTCACGGCTCCATGCAGAACGTCTCCTCAGGACGCTCGCGGACACCCACCAGCCCACTGGATGAGCTCACTAACCTTTTCACAACTGGCAGGAACATGCTGAAGAAAAACTCCAGCGGCAGGAAGAGCAAGGAGCCAGGAGAGAGTGAGTTTGTCTCTTTCTGTCAATAAAGtccaaaatgagaaatgagCCTCGCAATCAATGAGTCAATCAATAGAAGGCTAAACATGCTGTCAATGTGATAAACAGCGGAGTCACAAAGTGCTGTGTAAACCTAGAGTGAAAATCATTGCAATGGAATCACTGATGGTCAAATTAAACTAAGAGAGTGCTTACATACTAACTAATTAGGGTAGATAACATCAAGAAACATATAACAATTCCATCATTGCTTGCTGTGGGATTTTTGACCTGCTTCCTCTGCAAGCTGGCTTAATCCAAGTGCTGCAAACAGGCTAGTACAGATCATATGATTTAATCCATGGAGATTAGGGGCTACAGCAGACTGTATAACTCCATGGCTGTGCTCCAGAAGCATTAAGCCACAGCAGTGTATtacttttaaatatgtaaacagtgtttaaacactagTTACTACACTCCTACAAAGACCCCCTGCCAAAAGTAGTGTTTACAATGTTGGAGAGATAATGGAAGGAATTATTATGCAGACAAATTCCTAAAATCACATGGTGGTAGTTGATTTGCATGTGGCCTAATAGAAAGTTTTGTTGTTCGTAGTTATTACATTGCACTGTTTGTATGCAGATGCAGTAAAATATGGATTATAGAAGTTTTTGGTGGGAAGCTTTTCTATTTGCAAGGAAATTTTAGTAGTTTACTTTGTTACCAATGAAAAAGAAGCTAAATGTTGTTCTTGCAATAAAGGTATTTATATAAAGGTATTTTCTCTCTATAGGGTAAGACtagaatatttaaatttgattgTCATAAATGGTATTAATATAAGACAGAAAGCAGTATTAAAAAGGTACTTTGCCTTTTCCCTGCATTATAGCGTTcatgactgtgtgtttgtgtgagagtgaTGAGATGTGAACTGTCAGTTGTTATTGACTGTGTCTCTTGAGCAATGACCCCCATGGATGCTTCTGTACAAGAAAGGTCAACTCAACAAAACCGCTTTTAAAACGGCTTATTTGCTCTCCTTGAGTACGAGTAAATGAAGCGCGCATCAATGAAACTGCCCGCTTCAGATGCAGTGTTGTAGCAGATGAATTGATGCACACGCTCTTGCTGGCAAGCTGAGTGCTCATCCTGGTAACAGAGGAAGGGAACTCCCTGCAGATTCTCCCTCTGAGGAGTGGCAGACCAATCAGGATGCAGGTCACGGCCGCCCTGTTGCAGCGAATGTGTGAAGCTGGAAGCTCTCGGTGGAAAAAACAGGCAGCAACAGAGAGCGCTGCACTACCTGTACAGACATGTGCTCTGCTCCAGAAAAACAACAGTGCTTTTTTCACTACAAGCGCTTTCAGCCCATGCAATTAGAGCGGTGTTAATTAGTAGTTTTGTGGCTGCTCAGAATTGCCTGGCTTGACTTTCACACATTGCTCTGAAGCATCTAGGCCACACAACACTGTTGCAGTGGCTTTGTAGGTGCTGCCTAGTCATGTGATTTACCTCTGTTGCTATGGGCATTGTTTActaagcacatttttatatGGCAGTCTGCACCTGTGTCGCACCTTTATTCCATCTCATGAAGTGATGCATTTGGCTCAGGACGCTCACAAGCATCATTTGTCTTGGTTGTGGGTGGAAAACACATCCTGTTTGACCTATTTATCCACCCACCAATCAATGTTGCTTAGCAAGGATATGATCGTAAATTAAACTGTAGGAGTGTAGGAGGACAGTGGAGAGAAGAAATAAGTAACATACATCCATCAACAGAAATCTATTTTGAGGCAGTGTAAAGATTTAGCGGTGAAGAAACCTTGGAAAAATTCTTTACCACCACTTTGCCACCACTGTGCCATGAGCAGCTGCAGAACCAAATACAGAAACAATGACTTCGCAGAGACTACTGAAAAACAAAGTTGCACAGAAAAAACAAGCTCTGATCATCTGCAGTAGCAAAGTGACACCAAGTGGCCAACTGCCATTAATACAACAATGGCTGGAACACTCctcttaaatatgttttgagTGAGCCAGTGGTTCCCAATCCGTTCTAGAGTACCCCAATCTGGTTTTCCCTGCTGTTCCCCTGCTTTacccacttcaactcaggaaGACCTTGTTATTAGCCagttagttggatcaggtgtgttacagcaTGGAAAACAGGGTAAGTAAAAAAGGGTACTAAAGGAATAAGACTGGGAACCACTGGAACAAGGGAATAATTTGTTAAACATTTGTGGAACTACAGAAATGTAACATGAATGAATGTATGGAAACTGATTTGCTTCTGTTCTCCTAAAGGTGAAGCCAAAGGGAGGTGCCACAGCTCAGAGTCCAAACGGGAGCACAAGGAGAGGAGTCATCACAGCAAGGAGTCTAAAAGGGACAAGGAGCGCAGCAGCAAATCCTCACATCGGCGTGAGAGCAAAGACAAAGAGGCTAACGGCACCGAGGCCCTCCTGAGACGAGATAGCAAGGACAGAGGCTGCAGCAATGCAGAGCCATTACCGAGACATGACAGCAAGGACAGGGGATGCAGTAATGGAGAGCCATTACTGAGACGTGATAGCAAGGACAGAGGCTGCAATAATGCAGAACCATTACCAAGACGTGACAGCAAGGACAGGAGCTGCAGTGGTCCAGAGCTGCTCCCCagacaggacagcaaagacagggGATGCAGCACCACTGAGCCTGTATCACGGCATGACAGCAAAGAAAGGGGCTGCAGTAGCATGGAACCTTTACCCAGACGAAATAGTAAGGACAGAAGCTGTAATGTTCCAGATCTCCTACCCAGGCAAGACAGCAAAGACCTTTCTAGGAATGGTCTGGAACGATGTGACAGCAGAGATCGAAGTTATGAACTGTTACCCAGGCATGACAGTAAGGATCTGAGCAGGAATGGCCTGGAGTGCCGACGCAACAGCAAAGAAGGTGGAAAGAATGGTTTGGACTCTCGTCAAGGTAGCAACTACGCTGCAGACTGCGGACGAGATAGCAAGGAATGGAACGGTAATGGGGCAGACTTGGCAAGCAAAAGAGACTGTAAGGATAGGGGAATGCACACGACAGATGCCTTGACCCGACACGACAGTAAAGACAAAAGCAGCTTCTGCACAGAGTCACCCAAAGCACATGAAAGGGTTGCCATGTCTGGACCTCCATCTAATTTGTCCAACAGGCCTGGACGCTCCCCTGTGAGTCCCACAACAACTTTGGGTAACTCTGGTAAGTCCTGGATTCAGTGTCCCTAGCTCATGATGACCGCGGTAGATTATTCCACTTGGTGCACctcaacataaataaatattaacaatAGTTGGGGTGCTATTTCAACTTGTGCTGTTCAACTGCTCAATGTTGTTGCTTGTGGTAAAAGATTTCAATCTCTACTTACAGAACTGAGGACAGTTCCAAAGGTGGGCCGCTCCCCGTCCACACCAACTGCACCATCACCATTGGGGACACCTCAGAGACAACCCCCAGAAGCGCAAGAGGTACCATAAAAGACTTAGCTCCTTTGTGTATATGATAACAGACTCTTTACATCTTTGCAGGGTAAGATTTGGAATTTTCTGCCAAAGTTCATTTTGCAAATGACCCTGTTATCCCTGTTTTCCCTCTTCTGCAGATGCCACCCATGCCATGGGTATATGGTGACAGCACCATGCTGGAAATGATCGAAAGAAAACAGCGCCTGTGCCGTGAGATCAGGTCCCGTCAGCGGCTCCCTGAACGGAGCCCCTGCAAGAAGGAGACCCTGCCGGCTGTGACAAACTGGAAGAAGGCTAACGGGGCGAAGAAGTATGGGCCACCACCATACCCGACCCAGACCACTGTCTTTTGGGATACAGCAATCTGAATGGTTGCTGAGCACTTCAGGACATACCTAATGCGGAGCAGCCAATTATAGTGCTCCTGGCAGTGGGATTAACATAGCAATACTTCTGAGTGTGCAGATCGTCAGGTTTTCGAATCAATGtttatatctgatatttttgtaTTGTGATTCCTTGTAAATGACCTAGCATTAACAGATATTTTCTAAACAATATGGAATATCTTTGCAAAGAGTACGTAGAGTTAGCACAATACAAAGTttgttcttttctatttttttttttacattacaatacaaaaaaGAATCTCATTGTATCATTAACGTTCACAGGCCTTTATCTTTCAGACCTCTCAAAATTAAGGTTCCATGGTACGTTGCCATGAATGAAGTGTATTTTAACATTGGATGTGAAATTGGACTAGGGCTAGCTTTTACTGCTGCCTTGTCACACTTAATTTCACAGAATGTGCAATTATTCAAGAACTCAAATAGATGGATTACTCTCAACAATCAGAATTTTGTTTTCATGAACATTTTGTTGCTTGAGCCTTGGTTAGTACATAATCAGAAATGGAGGGTTTCAGTATGTAAGCGGGAAAAACAGCACAACCtgagagaagcagaaaggaaGTTTATGAAAGGGTAATGGAaggtaagaaagagagagtgatgaaGAAAAAGAGCTCTTTTATAAAGGACATATTTTTGTTCTGTAGTGTTGTAATCTTGAGGGTGTCCCCTCTTTCTGGGGTCTGTGGCAATAGCTGGCAAAAGCCAGTGAGAATCCTCTACCATGCACTATGAGGATAGTTGCCCAGAGATTAATGACAATCTGGAATATTAAagtatttttaacattattttaaaagttgtgTACATGCTTGTTAAATGGAAGGGTTTTGGAAGGAGGAGTCATTTTTGCTGTGGTCCTGTACTGGATGACTGTCATTATTTGTCGGTAAGTTGCTAAAACTGTTATTTGATTGATTTGTGACGGCCACAATCAGCCCTGTTTGGGTATTTGAAACCAATGACCAATGGCTCACAGCTGGAGCACTAAGGACTTAGCAACCGTGGCTACATGACCCAGTAATAGGGGCTGTGGTTGCATGAAAAAAGGGgcagtaaagaaaaagaaatgcactCCCATAATCCTCTACATTATTTGGCTGGATACTTGCCACCCTCCCTCTACCTCAACCGTTCAGATTAGTTCAAGTGGGTCATTCATTTGCACGATGAATGCAACACCTGCATTGCCAAAGTATTTTGGATCCTGGAGCGAAATCCATGTCCCTCCCCTCCGCTTTATTCTTGCTATGAACTCCACGTAGGAAAAAGTAACGCCTGTACAAATGTGTTGCCTTGGAGATCGGCGCTCACTGTGACTGGGTCACACTGGGGTGAAAGGTAACAAATACTGTAGCCTAGCAGGCCTAACGCAAGCAACCAGTGCACCGGTCACTAGTTTGCAGGTATTCTGGCATTTGGAAATGGTGTTTATGCTTATGGTCAGTTTTTGGTGCTTTCCTTATGAGCCGATTCAAAAAACAGACCAAATAGAGTAAAAACACAGTAGCTGGTGTAGCATTGAGTATACAGTTGAAAAAGACATGGGAATTCATacttgtgtgtgtctgtatgtgtgccAAGCTACATTGTACGCAGGTCACCTATTAAATGATTGTTTGACATTCACTCTCTTGTGCCCAGGAGGTGCAGGTTaatgaaatgtaatgatgtACAATCTCTTTGTATGTAAAATGTGCACTGTGACAGGTAGAAAGACTACGTCCTTTGTCTTATTGCACTGAGTGTTCTCTTATCTGTATAGTAATGTTTGAGATGAAAAGAAGTATGCTGATTGTCACAAGGGTCTTTTTGAgagaaataaatatgaatttcAAACTGCTATGAAGATACAAGTCTTTCTactctaaaaacaaaaagtctcTCTGCAGGTTTGCAACAGGCTAATGTCCTTTGGATTGTCCAATCTTTGTCCTGCAGGCCTGGACAAGGGCTTCATATACAATAGCATTCAAAAGGAATCACTTACCATGTCAATAATTGCTTTTCTATTATCCAATAATTGCTTAACCAGTGTCTTAAAATACTATTAGCTAGACTTTAGAAGACAATTTTACGCAATACTTCAAGATTTTGGTAGCACATTTAGTAAATAAGCTACTAAATGATGAATTAAGTTTTAGAATCTTCTACTGCCGTTTGTCATTTCGACATGTCTAAAATGTCAATTTTTCATAGCTTCCTAATAATTACTTAAAGTAAATGAGGTTGTAGAGTAGTAGCATCATAACAGGATGATTTCATACATTATctgcatcatttttaaaaaatgctattaaaaatagtgatcccaaacttttgaatgccaATGTACTTCTTCATAAATAGTGTAAATATTGAGTTGAGGACAAGAGCTTCTGTTAGAGatcaaaatatgtaaatgctttatttttttggagTATAAAATTTTCAATTCAATAGATTTAAATTCACAGCGATTATAAGCAGTAAGCCTTGGCTATCTTAGGGATCACATGTAGATATTTAAGGGAAACCCACAACCTGTAGAAATTCCAGTACGAACTGTCCCAACATGACTACCTCAGCTGCATGATTTGTCGCTGCCTCATGCACACGTGACAACGACTGATGCGGTTCCGCTGCTGGTCTGCAGCCTTCAGCGTCCCCCCCTGCGGGG encodes:
- the nyap2b gene encoding neuronal tyrosine-phosphorylated phosphoinositide-3-kinase adapter 2, with the protein product MMSAKEEETLLFFQYVEDSGLRAYNGLVTQNLDHVWNEKSRTSIQEKNDKKRKQEEAVKRTGEEVPAEVKHLRMASVSMPAPAERVSPQQAQLCSAGFAVRSQSLHSVGGGEEEGSPTSRKQPPPKPRRDPNTKLSISSEAVDLSTSTCRGGDSDKCDAMQGCGEDCRRVPPPKPKRNPNTQLSTSFDESYVRNAASRSSPPMSLSREVKASSSSPPHPQPQSPQQDSDSEEPVYIEMSGTVGRDAPNRNEDEEPGEAVYEEMKYPVLDEFDSRWDLSSCRSQCVTPCPSDIDTHNPLSRCSTPRGTPLCDIPAPFPNLLTHRPPLLVFPPAPAQCSPNSDESPLTPLDMAKLPMMENASSYGKSPTSSSSLEPLSSASTSHIRRAERELTATPTITVSGRSSAPPLPCTLYRSSGSSHNYQRSHSACPSPVSMGRCLTPLSLMRTPAFDGPFSGPALPRSASATPHGKGSPPQDQSGRLHGSMQNVSSGRSRTPTSPLDELTNLFTTGRNMLKKNSSGRKSKEPGESEAKGRCHSSESKREHKERSHHSKESKRDKERSSKSSHRRESKDKEANGTEALLRRDSKDRGCSNAEPLPRHDSKDRGCSNGEPLLRRDSKDRGCNNAEPLPRRDSKDRSCSGPELLPRQDSKDRGCSTTEPVSRHDSKERGCSSMEPLPRRNSKDRSCNVPDLLPRQDSKDLSRNGLERCDSRDRSYELLPRHDSKDLSRNGLECRRNSKEGGKNGLDSRQGSNYAADCGRDSKEWNGNGADLASKRDCKDRGMHTTDALTRHDSKDKSSFCTESPKAHERVAMSGPPSNLSNRPGRSPVSPTTTLGNSELRTVPKVGRSPSTPTAPSPLGTPQRQPPEAQEMPPMPWVYGDSTMLEMIERKQRLCREIRSRQRLPERSPCKKETLPAVTNWKKANGAKKYGPPPYPTQTTVFWDTAI